One stretch of Chloroflexota bacterium DNA includes these proteins:
- a CDS encoding alpha/beta hydrolase, producing the protein MKFEFITTNGVRLHTALAGPKNGEPVILLHGFPDAWFGWEHQIGSLAEYGFRVIVPDQRGYNLSDKPEGVASYQMETLVDDILGLADILGYERFQLAGHDFGAMVSWNLAMRYPERIKRLAIANVPYPAVMGNYLRTHPAQMMKSWYVFFFQLPGLPEWFSRLNNWQSLILAMPDDFTEAERNRYREAWNQPGAMTGMINWYRASLRQLRHSADAPIIQIPTLIIWGKQDPHLSYEMALLSVERCSNCHLITFENATHWVLHDEPHKTSQYLIEHFSESDSDD; encoded by the coding sequence ATGAAGTTCGAATTCATCACAACCAATGGCGTTCGCCTGCACACGGCGCTGGCGGGGCCGAAAAATGGGGAACCTGTAATCCTGCTACACGGATTCCCGGATGCCTGGTTTGGCTGGGAACATCAAATCGGGTCTTTGGCAGAGTACGGTTTCCGGGTGATTGTGCCCGACCAGAGGGGGTACAACTTAAGCGACAAACCCGAAGGGGTTGCCAGTTATCAGATGGAAACCCTGGTCGATGATATTCTCGGCCTGGCAGACATATTGGGTTATGAACGCTTTCAACTCGCGGGACACGATTTTGGTGCAATGGTCAGTTGGAATCTGGCGATGCGCTACCCGGAGCGGATCAAACGACTGGCGATTGCGAACGTGCCCTATCCAGCCGTGATGGGCAATTATTTGCGCACGCATCCAGCGCAGATGATGAAAAGCTGGTATGTTTTTTTCTTCCAACTGCCTGGATTACCCGAATGGTTCAGCAGACTCAACAACTGGCAAAGCCTGATTTTGGCGATGCCGGATGATTTCACTGAAGCCGAACGGAACCGTTATCGAGAAGCCTGGAACCAACCCGGCGCTATGACAGGCATGATCAACTGGTACCGGGCTTCACTTCGCCAACTGCGACACTCCGCTGATGCGCCAATAATCCAGATCCCAACGCTAATCATTTGGGGCAAGCAAGACCCGCATCTCAGCTATGAAATGGCCTTGCTCAGCGTTGAGCGCTGCTCCAATTGTCATTTGATCACCTTTGAAAATGCGACACACTGGGTGCTGCACGATGAACCGCACAAAACCAGCCAATACCTGATCGAACATTTCTCTGAATCGGATTCAGATGATTGA
- a CDS encoding recombinase family protein translates to MTNRTDDFPWQPHTPEDIRTLVLALQTEAESNPELAFRHPVKAAIYTRKSRIMPGQQDYSMEFQADDAEAYAERQNWIIHDIFADPHKTGRNSKRKELRRLKQEIIAGNIDVVVIHRIDRLYRNLTGLLGFIQLLIEHDVRLVSVTEQIDTSTPWGMLVLQVLGALAEMLVRQTSDRVRRMKTARAEKGLLNGRLPLGYCKGNCSACTHPNGEGYCPSFGTTDLGDGRVPVRHPIDQYVIQLIHHLYAEDMGFKEIADYINANRFDLPNGEIVQFRTQGTPGHKPPGSFSRDSIRRIITNPSYVGLSAQYERPPLDMSV, encoded by the coding sequence ATGACAAATCGCACAGATGACTTTCCCTGGCAGCCTCACACGCCCGAAGATATTCGTACCTTGGTGCTGGCACTGCAAACAGAAGCCGAATCGAATCCTGAGCTGGCGTTCCGGCATCCTGTCAAAGCCGCCATCTATACCCGCAAATCGCGCATCATGCCAGGGCAGCAGGATTATTCGATGGAATTCCAGGCCGATGACGCTGAGGCCTATGCCGAGCGTCAGAACTGGATTATTCATGATATTTTCGCTGACCCCCACAAAACCGGACGCAACAGCAAACGCAAAGAACTTCGCCGTCTCAAGCAGGAAATCATTGCCGGAAATATTGATGTCGTTGTGATCCACCGGATTGACCGCTTATATCGCAATCTGACCGGCCTGCTCGGATTCATTCAACTACTGATCGAGCATGACGTCCGCCTGGTGTCCGTTACGGAGCAAATTGATACCAGTACACCCTGGGGGATGCTGGTGCTGCAAGTCCTGGGTGCGCTGGCCGAAATGCTCGTTCGCCAAACCAGCGACCGCGTCCGCCGGATGAAAACAGCACGCGCCGAGAAGGGATTGCTCAACGGACGGCTGCCGCTGGGGTATTGCAAAGGGAATTGCTCGGCGTGTACCCACCCAAATGGCGAAGGCTACTGTCCCAGCTTTGGTACAACTGACCTTGGCGATGGCAGAGTACCGGTCCGGCATCCCATTGATCAATATGTCATTCAGTTGATCCACCATCTCTATGCCGAGGATATGGGCTTCAAGGAAATTGCAGACTATATCAACGCAAATAGGTTTGACCTGCCGAATGGAGAAATAGTCCAATTTCGAACGCAGGGTACGCCAGGACACAAGCCGCCTGGGTCGTTCAGTCGCGACAGCATCCGGCGCATCATCACCAATCCCAGTTATGTCGGACTTTCCGCCCAGTATGAACGCCCGCCATTGGATATGAGCGTGTAG
- a CDS encoding aldo/keto reductase, which translates to MKKHQDLVPLGKTDLMITTVGVGAWAWGDRMVWGYGGSSYSDADIREAFDVSLANGTNWFDTAEIYGMGRSERFLGEFLPTTTKEVLVATKFFPFPWRVRKEALLRRLKKSLERLQLNQVDLYQIHMPFGQWSKPAYVSALAEAVHAGLTRAVGVSNFNTEKTRLANETLQAAGVPLASNQVEYSLFDRRIENNGLLDYCLKNDITVIAYSPLAKGMVTGKYSPDNPPPGPRKRMYPPEKLHRAQPLIDLLKEIGTIREKTPAQVALNWTICKGTVPIPGAKNARQAADNLGAMGWRLTSEEVAALDEASQVLA; encoded by the coding sequence ATGAAAAAGCATCAAGACCTTGTACCGCTTGGAAAAACCGACCTCATGATCACCACCGTAGGTGTGGGCGCCTGGGCCTGGGGCGACCGGATGGTGTGGGGGTATGGGGGCAGCAGCTATAGCGATGCCGATATCCGGGAAGCCTTTGATGTCAGCCTTGCAAACGGCACAAACTGGTTTGACACTGCCGAAATTTACGGCATGGGCCGGTCAGAACGGTTTTTGGGCGAATTTTTACCCACAACAACCAAAGAAGTGCTGGTTGCAACCAAATTTTTCCCATTTCCGTGGCGGGTGCGCAAAGAAGCACTGCTGCGCAGGCTCAAAAAAAGCCTGGAGCGCCTGCAACTCAACCAGGTTGACCTGTACCAAATTCACATGCCCTTTGGGCAGTGGAGCAAGCCAGCGTATGTGTCGGCCCTCGCCGAGGCGGTACATGCAGGTCTGACCCGCGCGGTGGGCGTTTCCAACTTCAATACCGAAAAAACCAGGCTGGCCAATGAAACCCTGCAAGCCGCGGGTGTGCCACTGGCTTCCAATCAGGTCGAGTACAGCCTGTTTGACCGGCGCATTGAGAACAATGGCCTGCTCGATTACTGCCTGAAAAATGACATCACTGTCATCGCCTACAGCCCGCTTGCGAAAGGGATGGTGACCGGCAAATATAGCCCTGACAACCCACCTCCTGGTCCTCGCAAACGGATGTATCCCCCCGAAAAATTGCATCGCGCCCAGCCGCTGATCGACCTTCTGAAGGAAATCGGCACAATCCGCGAAAAAACACCTGCACAAGTTGCCCTCAATTGGACGATTTGCAAGGGAACCGTTCCCATCCCCGGAGCGAAAAATGCCAGACAAGCCGCCGATAACCTGGGAGCGATGGGCTGGCGGCTTACGTCCGAAGAAGTGGCTGCTCTCGATGAAGCCAGTCAAGTACTTGCATGA